Genomic DNA from Limanda limanda chromosome 8, fLimLim1.1, whole genome shotgun sequence:
GTAATATTGAAACAAGGTACAGCAGCGTTTCATTGATGAAAACAATGATGCAAATCTGTTGATCAAGGCTCAgttgttaaaaaacatgtttaaggtggaagaagagggagggatCTCTGTGAGTTTGCCATGTTTATtggttattttaaaaatgttcatgtAGTTTAGGGTGAAGGTAATTGTTTACAATGAAACCCAAATGTACAAGCTGCCAAATTTGTGTGTTTCACGTAACTATCTGCTTCAGAGGCAGAGAATCTAAGTTTTTGTGAACATTGGTACATTTGTCCACTCTTCAAAAAAaccctcaggttgtgttcaaaCGACAATTAGTTTTAGAGTGCGTTTCTATTCAGCGCTTTAGGTCTTTAAGGGTTAACAAaggctgttttgcatttaggaaACCCAGCCCCAGTGTTTGCCATCATGCATACTGACTCACTGTACAGTCTTCATGCAAATACATGGATCCACTGATAGGACTGTGATATCCTCTTCATTTCTGCTGCTCCTGTTCCAGCTTTCTCATTACTTTACCTACTTTGCTCCTCTTAACGGatcaggggcctcatttataaccgttgcgtacgcacaaaatgggcctgaaacgtgcgtacgccacttctcacgccaacgttgggatttataaaaacaaacttgacaggaaaatgtgcgtatttctacgcaaacttagacccaccCTTACaagcgttttggggagacgggaaaacggcgacacagacgtgaggtggtgaactgcagcagattattgatccaattcataatttacattgaaaccaacagtttttctcgcgcgacgtatctgctccacacgaggcttttaataaaaaaaatataaaacaactttaagcaaataaggttcagattcgatttaacggcagagttacggtgccgagtcattaataggttttaataatatcttctaacactgtgcgtgtatcatcagatcactgcagtgaacgggaccgAGCCAGAGAGCGCACAGTGCAcccagtgcacagagcgcactggagatcacttataagaaatgaggaaactttccaaattatatcccagaggaggtgaggatccactgatgtgagggaatcggtccgatgctctaaataaataaatactgccgtgacaccggagCGGGGATCtgtcgatgtgtgcatgtgactggaggaacgaggaggaagcgagggttcagcgatctctgatctcacacagtgtgttatccacagcagcagcggcagagtatcagtgtattttttttattagtgacatcactgctgtcccataaagtcgctcttcacctccacctcactaacagacaccttgatgtcagtgtcagaaagtttcacttcctcttcacatcgcttgatgtggtgactccgtcaggactcacggtggaaacccattggtcagcagcatcatttaatattcacgccgtgctttgcattgacaatttatggttgaaagtgggcgtgtggagggcggatttggaggcagatccacgtacgaacgtttccaggtggactgtgatttttaaagcgaacattgcgttcaggtgagcttgcgcacggttttataaatcggaattatcttttgcgtacgccatttccggattttgtacgtacgtacacttttagtatgaaacccacgcactcttttataaatgagacccctgatCAACTTCAGACTGAACTCATCAGCAGCTTTCACCAATTTACCAGCCAACTAAAACAGCTGTCCACTCcccctgtgttttctctctcatacaGGATAGGTCATGTGTCTGGTGTGGGATGCAGCTCTTACAGGTCCGACGATGTGCGCTCCCATCATCCTGTCCGTCTCCTTGTGGCTGAGGATCTTCACCAGGCCATCAGTGTCCCCGATGGTTTTGGCTCGACTGTTGGCTGCGAAGGGGAACTTGCCAACTCTGTATGGAATAccctgaggagcagaggaggaagacttGGTTCAATTTTATGCAATTTATATAGTGACAAATCATGATTATTATCCCGTGGCACTTTACAATTTACCTACAATATtttagagaaacccaacagttcccacaatgtgCAACGGAGATAATAAAACACTGCTGGACATGCCGCTCAGACAACAACAGAAACTCGATATTGAGATGTACATATCTGGTCTGGGATGTGTCATTATACGTATTCATATAGGACCTGCCCCCCACTCACCCAATGTTGGCtgagattggctccagctccccatGTGACACTCAAAGGATAAACTTCAAACATAATGGATTTAAACTGCTAAattattgaattgaattatcaGCTTAATCTGCAGCTACTTGCTCTATGGAGCTTTACAGTGATTTTCAGCTCATTTAAAattttctatttattaatttacttcATTATATCACCATTTTACTGTCCAATTGTTTAAATCTctgctccaaaaaaaaaatcagttactgcagttttaaattaaacaatcaaTCGACATTAAAAGTTTAGTTTGATCAAACATTCTGAAAATGCCTCTAGTaatcttaatttattttgtaattgttttatAATTCCTTATCTACATTAATTAGTATCACCCTCTTAATAATCATCACCCCCTTACGCTCACCTCCTCTTTGAGCTGCTCCTCCGTCTTGCCCACCCAGGCCACCTCAGGGTGTGTGTAGATCACAGAGGGGACACAGTTGTAGTCGATGTGCACTGCGCCGCCGGCGATGCCCTCAACACAGATGACGCCCTCGTCTTCAGCCTTGTGGGCCAACATTGGCCCGGCGATCACATCACCAATTGCATAAATACTGAGGGGAGAAAACAgtcacagatgttttattttaaaaactttacatCCAATATGTAGCAGCTTCTAATCAAAGCATTATAAATGTATCAGGTATCtaataataatgaatgataAGAGTTATTAATAAAATCCTAATgttattttattggttgaagaacagctttttaaataatttatgtaataagatttaaatgattttttgcTTATCCATGTTCAGCTTGATATTAAGACTTTgctactttttttgtgaaatttttacaattttttagATGGTTTGGATACTATGTGAGACACAAGGAGAGACACAGTGACACCAAATTTGAGGGATTCTTAtcttaaatgttaaagaaaactaATTTTGGATTAAGTAAACTGTAACATTCTAAATGGCTTGTAAGACCAGTTTCTCCACCTGTATCAGAAGGACGATAACTTTCAGATCATCACTAAGCTGTATAAATAATATTTGGTTTGAGATATGCCAACGGGTCGGGCCGCCTCCCAGAGACCTATATTTGTTTACATGAGTCAGCCTAAGCTGGGAGATACCTGGGTACTTTGGTCTGGAAGCGGTTGTTGACGGGGATGCGCCCCCTGTTGTCCACCTCGAGGCCAACAGAATCCAGACCGAGGTTCAGTGTGAAAGGTCGTCTTCCGACGCAGACCAGCAGCACGTCACATGTCAGCGTCTCATTCTTCCCCCCGGCTGCCGCCTCCACTCTGCAACATCGAATACAACAAGTTCTGTTACAAACTGGTGCCGCACTCTGGTCATTATTAACCACTTTCCTTAGTGTCAATATTTCAAAAGTCAAGAGCTTCAGAAGTGTTTTACTGACGCCACATCGATCTTCCCATCGGGCCTTTTGGTGGCTCCCATGACTTTGGTGCCGAGCTTGAACTTGAGGCCCTGCTTCTGTAGAATACGCTGGAAGTTCTTGGAGATCTCCATGTCAATGCCCATGCCGCCGACATGTCCAAGGAACTCTACCGCTGTGACCTTCGAGCCCAGACGCTGCCACACTGAACCCTAAAGTACAGGAGGTCAAACATTTATGTGACTTAGAGGACAGATTCAAGTGCTCCAAACTAAAGAGGACATTAGATGTTGGTGCTATGAGGATCACTTCAGttacaattattttttattctagaTCAGACAGTCAATATCTAACACATAAATGTGTTTCTTGGTGAATGAGCCTAAGGTGAGACTGACCAGCTCCACTCCAATGACTCCAGCTCCAATCACAATCAGCTCCTCGGGCACTTTCTTCAGGGACAAAGCTCCTGTTGATGACACAACGACCTCCTCATCAAtctgaagaaacaaacaaaaaaacacaagactTAATATGTTTTAACAGCCTTCAAcatattttttcccccatatACATTTTAACTGAATATTACGCAGTCAGTTAGAACTGGCATCTGCTGATGATTTAACGCATTGAGCCAGAATATGACATACGTGTATGCGTGTCTTAGAACCAGAGAGACGTGCAAATCATTCACAATGTCAGTGTTTTCAAGACAAGCAAAGGATGAAATATATTGTGATATGCTGAAATACTTGCAGTAGAGGGGAAATGCataatgtgaaatgtttgtttgttaaccATCTTAGcctggagaaagaaaatgtaaacattgGCAATTATGTCAGCTCTTCAGAAAACCCtcaggtggtgggggggttgattTATAACAACACTTCGGTTTTAGAGTGTGTTTTTGTTCGAGGTCTTAATGGGTTAATGAGGCAAGACatcttattttttatatatgaaCCATGAGTCGCCAGGAGTGACATATAGAGAATTATTGTTTAGCAGCAAATCTTTGacaagcaaacatttttttctaaattaacagaagaataacttttttcatgATAAACTCATGGTGAAGAACCGAAGCGAGTCTCACAGCATCCTCATTACAATACAaccaaatgtatttaaacttaCTTGCTTGTTATATTTTGTTACATCATTAAGTGGATCaaggttttgaaaatgtttggtTTCCATATTTTTGCTTGTA
This window encodes:
- the dldh gene encoding dihydrolipoyl dehydrogenase, mitochondrial, producing MQSWTQLYRSLATRSHQLPCKLNGATALSVRTYADKAAIDADVTVVGSGPGGYVAAIKAAQLGFKTVCVEKNPTLGGTCLNVGCIPSKALLNNSHLYHLAHGKDFESRGIEITGLSLNLEKMMAQKSGAVKALTGGIAHLFKQNKVTHVNGYGRVTGKNQVTATAEDGSEQVINTKNILIATGSEVTPFPGIQIDEEVVVSSTGALSLKKVPEELIVIGAGVIGVELGSVWQRLGSKVTAVEFLGHVGGMGIDMEISKNFQRILQKQGLKFKLGTKVMGATKRPDGKIDVAVEAAAGGKNETLTCDVLLVCVGRRPFTLNLGLDSVGLEVDNRGRIPVNNRFQTKVPSIYAIGDVIAGPMLAHKAEDEGVICVEGIAGGAVHIDYNCVPSVIYTHPEVAWVGKTEEQLKEEGIPYRVGKFPFAANSRAKTIGDTDGLVKILSHKETDRMMGAHIVGPGAGEIVNEAALAMEYGASCEDVARVCHAHPTVSEAFREANLAASFGKAINF